The Candidatus Cloacimonadota bacterium genome has a segment encoding these proteins:
- the ade gene encoding adenine deaminase, translating to MSISGNIADVLNFRIFPGTLTISNGKITKIQKSNKRYNNYIIPGFIDSHIHIESSMLIPSEFARIASIHGTVAVVSDPHEIANVLGIEGVKFMLEDAKRIPFKFYFGAPSCVPATIFETSGAVLDAEKVEELLKMDEIKYLSEVMNFPGVIYDDPEVLQKIKAAKKLGKPIDGHASELSGKNLEKYIEAGILTDHECFSYQEAEEKIKFGMKILIREGSAAKNFEELIPLVKKYPEKCMFCSDDKHPDDLLKSHINELVKRAIRKGFDLMDVLRVACLNPTKHYDLEVGLLREGDDADFLVIDNLKNFNILKTYIKGELVVDNGRTLIPKQNSIIINNFKAEKKRIEDFILTFKGGKIKVIEALDGQLITNSLIETPKINNDNIVSDVERDILKITVVNRYQNTKPAIGFIRNFGLQKGAIASSVAHDSHNIIAVGTSDQLLQKAVNLIIENKGGICAVSENEEMILPLPIAGIISDMDYEIVAVKYSQLDKKAKDFGSELSSPFMTLSFMALLVIPKLKLSDKGLFDGEKFEFVDVAHF from the coding sequence ATGTCTATTTCAGGAAATATTGCGGATGTTCTAAATTTCAGAATTTTTCCCGGAACATTAACGATTTCCAATGGAAAAATAACAAAAATCCAAAAATCCAATAAGAGATACAATAATTACATCATCCCGGGTTTCATTGATTCCCACATTCACATCGAAAGCTCGATGTTGATTCCTTCCGAATTTGCTCGAATTGCTTCAATTCACGGAACTGTTGCAGTTGTTTCTGATCCGCACGAAATTGCTAATGTGCTGGGAATCGAAGGCGTAAAATTTATGCTGGAAGATGCTAAACGAATTCCGTTCAAATTCTATTTTGGAGCACCTTCCTGCGTTCCGGCAACTATTTTTGAAACTTCCGGAGCAGTTCTGGATGCTGAAAAAGTTGAAGAACTCCTAAAAATGGATGAGATAAAATATCTTTCAGAAGTGATGAATTTTCCGGGTGTAATTTATGACGATCCTGAAGTTCTGCAGAAAATCAAAGCAGCAAAAAAACTTGGGAAACCAATCGATGGACACGCTTCCGAATTAAGCGGAAAGAATCTGGAAAAATACATTGAAGCTGGAATTTTAACGGATCACGAATGTTTTTCATACCAGGAAGCGGAAGAAAAAATAAAATTCGGAATGAAGATTCTCATTCGAGAAGGTTCTGCTGCGAAAAATTTCGAAGAGTTGATCCCGCTCGTTAAAAAATATCCTGAAAAATGTATGTTCTGCAGTGATGACAAACATCCTGATGATCTACTGAAAAGTCATATTAATGAACTTGTGAAACGAGCAATTAGGAAAGGTTTTGATTTGATGGATGTTCTGCGAGTCGCTTGCCTGAATCCGACCAAACATTACGATCTCGAGGTTGGTTTACTCCGAGAAGGTGATGATGCCGATTTCCTGGTGATTGATAATTTGAAAAATTTCAATATACTGAAAACATATATAAAAGGAGAATTAGTTGTAGACAATGGTAGAACTTTAATTCCAAAACAGAACTCGATTATCATCAATAATTTCAAAGCAGAAAAGAAAAGAATCGAAGATTTTATCCTTACTTTCAAAGGAGGAAAGATCAAAGTCATCGAAGCGTTAGACGGACAATTGATTACAAATTCGCTGATAGAAACTCCTAAAATAAACAATGATAATATAGTTTCGGATGTGGAAAGAGATATTCTGAAAATAACAGTGGTGAATCGTTATCAAAATACAAAACCGGCAATCGGCTTTATCAGGAATTTCGGTTTGCAGAAAGGAGCGATCGCTTCCAGTGTTGCTCACGATTCGCACAATATTATTGCAGTTGGAACTTCCGATCAATTGCTCCAAAAAGCAGTAAACTTGATCATCGAAAATAAAGGCGGAATTTGCGCAGTTTCAGAAAATGAAGAAATGATCTTACCTTTACCCATTGCTGGAATCATTTCTGATATGGATTATGAAATCGTTGCTGTAAAGTATTCTCAACTGGATAAGAAAGCAAAGGATTTCGGCTCAGAACTCTCATCACCATTTATGACTTTATCGTTTATGGCATTGCTCGTGATCCCGAAGTTGAAGTTGAGCGATAAAGGATTGTTTGATGGGGAGAAGTTTGAGTTTGTAGATGTAGCACATTTTTGA